One Gouania willdenowi chromosome 24 unlocalized genomic scaffold, fGouWil2.1 scaffold_320_arrow_ctg1, whole genome shotgun sequence genomic window carries:
- the LOC114458187 gene encoding LOW QUALITY PROTEIN: pleckstrin homology domain-containing family G member 3-like (The sequence of the model RefSeq protein was modified relative to this genomic sequence to represent the inferred CDS: deleted 2 bases in 1 codon), producing the protein MALSGQLTYLERVVMEILDTERTYVSDLRMVVEEYLSTMIEQVCVRPELVCSLFGNIEDIYEFNSELLQDLELCDRDPVGVARCFVMKSQYFIIYTQYCTNYPNSVASLSECMKNQCLVQFLCERQEALQSSLPLGSYLLKPVQRILKYHLLLQEISKHFDPQQEGYQVVEEALCTMTGVAWYINDMKRKHEHAVRLQVYDITSCMEIVMLTAPPCPPQEVQSLLLGWKGAELTAYGELLLEGTFRLTKGKHRTLFLLERLLLIVKQRREHYVYKTHLSSSTLMLMQSSKDSLSFSVAHYKHPKQAHTVQARSVEEKNQWTHHIKRIIVENHHAIIPQKAKEAILEMDSVYPLRYHFSPQRKKKAPQDSNLPPFNRRIESSNQRREPSAERAMSPQKAEPEGVEPQRAQYAMTDKVKPAGPCGPAEDLNPDHEPLVVLSSAESSEDEDGDGSGHSILPSSVLDRARDIALHGSARRGGVASEGRVKPGGVASNGVLPQLPSCADPANRTPRLRRSSSVSAPPWSPLSLLDDQSEQIGRGFTLTEQDQLLIGRIKAYYENAANQDETFTLRRRRSLTFIPDGLVRDSVSRFTRNPQEPPEEPCTEPGLDENLESSSEQVSSTSSDIMKIWKEMETRKNACTVPQNQNHQDRARDRTRDKTTDRTTDRTFSQMVKNSWSSQEEPEVLLPAVLSDADVGGAQRTVLSLARRFSQQIRTSSSENHQSVSSVQEVTLQLPQLSPTHARGHAASSVEAFEWPDVRELRSRYDECRTRGLMQETNDQRPSSELAPPQMLHRPCVSVAPDLSTTQGRVLQENFVGFRVAAEAPLLTDSKHRILVLEKVPELSEDPRGAGGEDSYIQIRSPTSREKISLKAVMERCRVYEDSEENRLRKQSMVRNLREKFQSLS; encoded by the exons GAGTATCTGTCCACCATGATTGAACAGGTGTGTGTGCGTCCTGAGTTGGTGTGTTCTTTGTTTGGAAACATTGAGGACATCTATGAGTTcaacag TGAGCTGCTCCAGGACCTGGAGCTGTGTGACAGGGACCCAGTGGGCGTGGCCAGATGCTTTGTGATGAAG AGCCAATACTTCATCATCTACACACAGTACTGTACAAACTACCCAAA CTCAGTAGCGTCCCTCAGTGAGTGCATGAAGAACCAGTGTCTGGTGCAGTTCCTGTGTGAGCGTCAGGAGGCGCTGCAGAGCTCTCTGCCCCTGGGATCGTACCTCCTCAAACCTGTGCAGAGGATCCTCAAGTACCACCTGCTGCTACAG GAGATCTCCAAGCACTTCGACCCCCAGCAGGAGGGCTACCAGGTAGTGGAGGAGGCACTCTGCACCATGACGGGCGTGGCCTGGTACATCAATGACATGAAGAGGAAGCATGAACATGCCGTGCGCCTGCAGGTCtatgacatcacttcctgtatGGAG ATTGTGATGCTGACGGCACCCCCGTGCCCCCCTCAGGAGGTGCAGTCCCTGCTGCTGGGAtggaaaggggcggagctaaccgCATATGGAGAGCTGCTATTGGAGGGAACCTTCAGACTGACCAAAGGGAAGCACCGTACGCTCTTCCTCCTGGAACGACTCCTCCTCATCGTCAAACAGAGAAGAGAACATTATGTGTACAAGACACACCTCTCA tcttCTACTCTCATGTTGATGCAGAGCTCCAAAGACTCTCTGAGTTTCAGCGTAGCTCATTATAAACATCCTAAACAGGCGCACACTGTgcag gctCGGTCAGTGGAGGAGAAGAACCAGTGGACTCACCACATCAAGCGCATTATTGTAGAAAACCATCACGCCATCATCCCTCAGAAG GCGAAGGAAGCGATCCTGGAGATGGATTCTGTCT aCCCTCTGAGGTATCACTTCAGTCCTCAGCGGAAGAAAAAAGCACCACAGGATTCAAACCTCCCACCTTTCAACCGGAGGATAG AGTCGTCCAATCAGAGACGAGAGCCTTCTGCAG AGCGAGCCATGTCCCCTCAG AAAGCAGAGCCAGAGGGGGTGGAACCACAGAGAGCCCAGTACGCCATGACAGACAAGGTGAAACCAGCAGGACCCTGTGGACCTGCAGAGGACCTGAACCCAGACCACGAACCGTTGGTGGTTCTGAGCAGCGCCGAGTCGTCAGAGGACGAGGACGGGGATGGGAGCGGCCACAGCATCCTACCGTCCTCTGTGCTAGACCGAGCTAGAGACATCGCTCTGCACGGGAGCGCCCGgcgagggggcgtggcctcagaGGGCAGGGTGAAgccagggggcgtggcctctaATGGTGTATTGCCGCAGTTACCCAGCTGCGCTGACCCAGCCAATCGGACGCCTCGACTCCGCAGGAGCTCCTCGGTTAGTGCCCCCCCGTGGTCACCGCTGTCTCTTCTtgacgaccaatcagagcaaaTTGGGAGGGGCTTCACCCTAACAGAGCAGGACCAGCTGTTGATCGGTAGGATCAAAGCCTACTACGAAAacgcagccaatcaggatgaaACATTCACGCTGCGGCGCAGAAGGAGTCTGACCTTCATCCCCGATGGGCTAGTTCGTGACTCCGTCAGCCGCTTCACCAGGAACCCTCAGGAACCCCCAGAAGAACCCTGTACCGAGCCCGGACTGGACGAGAACCTAGAGTCCAGCTCTGAGCAAGTGTCCTCGACTTCCTCTGACATCATGAAGATCTGGAAGGAGATGGAGACCAGAAAGAATGCCTGCACGGTTCCTCAGAACCAGAACCATCAGGACAGAGCCAGAGACAGAACCAGAGACAAAACCACTGACAGAACCACAGACAGAACTTTCTCCCAGATGGTGAAGAACTCATGGAGCTCTCAGGAGGAACCTGAAGTTCTCCTCCCTGCGGTTCTATCAGACGCTGATGTGGGTGGGGCCCAGAGGACGGTGCTGAGTCTGGCTCGTCGCTTCAGTCAGCAGATCAGAACCAGCAGCTCAGAGAACCACCAGAGTGTGAGCTCGGTGCAGGAAGTCACTCTGCAGCTGCCGCAGCTTTCCCCGACACACGCACGTGGTCACGCCGCTTCATCTGTGGAGGCCTTTGAGTGGCCTGACGTCAGAGAGCTGCGGTCCAGGTACGATGAGTGTAGAACCCGTGGGTTGATGCAGGAAACCAATGACCAGAGACCCTCCTCTGAACTGGCCCCGCCCCAAATGCTGCACCGCCCCTGCGTCTCTGTGGCCCCCGACCTGAGCACGACTCAGGGCCGCGTCCTGCAGGAGAACTTTGTGGGTTTCAGAGTCGCTGCTGAAGCTCCGTTACTCACTGACTCCAAACACAGGATCCTGGTCCTGGAGAAGGTCCCAGAGCTCTCGGAGGACCCCAGAGGAGCAGGGGGGGAGGACTCCTACATACAGATCCGCTCCCCGACCAGCAGGGAGAAGATCTCCCTCAAAGCGGTGATGGAACGGTGCCGGGTGTACGAGGACTCAGAGGAGAACAGGCTCAGAAAGCAGAGTATGGTGAGGAACCTGAGGGAGAAGTTTCAGAGTCTCAGCTGA